One window of the Triticum dicoccoides isolate Atlit2015 ecotype Zavitan chromosome 3B, WEW_v2.0, whole genome shotgun sequence genome contains the following:
- the LOC119276559 gene encoding glycine dehydrogenase (decarboxylating) 1, mitochondrial-like encodes MERARRLASRALLRRLLAASSSATSPAPSRGVSTLAPKPAAGSRPRARPAHQYTPGRPVSVSALQPSDTFPRRHNSATPAEQAVMASECGFNTLDALIDATVPAAIRAPPMQFTGKFDAGFTESQMLEHMAHLASMNKTYKSFIGMGYYNTHIPAVILRNLMENPAWYTQYTPYQAEIAQGRLESLLNYQTMVADLTGLPMSNASLLDEATAAAEAMAMCLGIVKSKKKTFLIASNCHPQTIDICQTRATGFDINVVVSAAKDFDYSSGDVCGVLVQYPGTEGEVLDYAEFVKDAHAHGVKVVMATDLLALTTLRPPGEIGADIAVGSAQRFGVPMGYGGPHAAFLATSQEYKRLMPGRIIGVSVDSSGKPALRMAMQTREQHIRRDKATSNICTAQALLANMAAMYAVYHGPAGLKAIADRVHGLAGTFAHGLKKLGTVTVQELPYFDTVKITCADANAIAEEARKSEMNLRVVDANTITVAFDETTTLEDVDKLFKVFSGGKPVDFTAESIAPEVSSSIPPSLVRDSPYLTHPIFSMYHTEHELLRYLHKLQSKDLSLCHSMIPLGSCTMKLNATVEMMPVTDPKFANMHPFAPIDQAAGYHEMFDNLGDLLNTITGFDSFSLQPNAGASGEYAGLMVIRAYHKARGDHHRNVCIIPVSAHGTNPASAAMCGMKIVAVGTDAKGNINIEELRKAAEANKDNLSALMVTYPSTHGVYEEGIDEICRIIHENGGQVYMDGANMNAQVGLTSPGFIGADVCHLNLHKTFCIPHGGGGPGMGPIGVKKHLAPFLPSHPVIPTGGFPLPEKTDPLGSISAAPWGSALILPISYTYIAMMGSQGLTEASKIAILNANYMAKRLEKHYPVLFRGVNGTVAHEFIIDLRGFKATAGIEPEDVAKRLMDYGFHGPTMSWPVPGTLMIEPTESESKAELDRFCDALISIREEIAQVENGKADAHNNVLKGAPHPPQLLMGDAWTKPYSREYAAFPAAWLRGAKFWPTTCRVDNVYGDRNLICTLQQASQVAEEAAAATA; translated from the exons ATGGAGCGCGCACGCCGCCTCGCCAGCCGCGCGCTGCTGCGCCGCCTCCTCGCGGCCTCCTCGTCCGCCACGTCCCCGGCCCCGTCCCGCGGCGTCTCCACCCTGGCGCCCAAGCCGGCGGCCGGGTCGCGCCCCCGCGCGCGCCCGGCCCACCAGTACACGCCCGGCCGGCCCGTCTCCGTGTCGGCGCTGCAGCCCAGCGACACCTTCCCGCGGAGGCACAACTCCGCCACCCCCGCCGAGCAGGCCGTCATGGCGTCCGAGTGCGGCTTCAACACCCTCGACGCGCTCATCGACGCAACCGTCCCGGCCGCAATCCGCGCGCCGCCGATGCAGTTCACCGGCAAGTTCGACGCCGGCTTCACCGAGTCGCAGATGCTCGAACACATGGCGCACCTCGCCTCCATGAACAAGACCTACAAGTCCTTCATCGGGATGGGCTACTACAACACCCACATCCCGGCCGTCATACTGCGGAACCTCATGGAGAACCccgcgtggtacacgcagtacacgCCCTACCAGGCGGAGATCGCGCAGGGCCGTCTCGAGTCGCTGCTCAACTACCAGACCATGGTCGCTGACCTCACCGGCCTGCCCATGTCCAACGCCTCGCTGCTCGAcgaggccaccgccgccgccgaggccatgGCCATGTGCCTCGGCATCgtcaagtccaagaagaagacctTCCTCATCGCATCCAACTGCCACCCGCAGACCATCGACATCTGCCAGACGCGTGCCACCGGCTTCGACATCAACGTCGTCGTCTCGGCCGCCAAGGACTTCGACTACAGCAGCGGCGACGTGTGCGGCGTGCTTGTGCAGTATCCCGGCACGGAGGGGGAGGTGCTGGACTATGCCGAGTTCGTCAAGGACGCGCACGCGCACGGCGTCAAGGTGGTCATGGCCACTGACCTGCTCGCGCTCACCACGCTGCGCCCGCCGGGCGAGATTGGCGCCGATATCGCCGTGGGCTCCGCGCAACGGTTCGGCGTGCCCATGGGGTACGGCGGCCCGCACGCTGCGTTCCTCGCCACCTCCCAGGAGTACAAGCGGTTGATGCCCGGCCGCATCATCGGAGTGAGCGTCGACTCCAGCGGCAAGCCCGCGCTCCGCATGGCGATGCAGACCAGGGAGCAGCACATCCGGCGAGACAAGGCCaccagcaacatctgcaccgcgcaG GCGTTGCTCGCCAACATGGCGGCTATGTATGCTGTCTACCATGGGCCTGCTGGCCTGAAGGCGATCGCCGACCGTGTCCATGGCCTGGCTGGTACTTTCGCCCATGGTTTGAAGAAGCTCGGGACAGTGACAGTGCAGGAGCTGCCCTACTTCGACACAGTCAAGATCACTTGCGCCGATGCTAATGCGATTGCTGAGGAGGCCCGCAAAAGCGAGATGAACCTTCGCGTTGTCGACGCAAACACG ATCACCGTTGCCTTCGATGAGACCACCACCTTGGAGGATGTTGACAAGCTGTTCAAGGTTTTCTCTGGTGGCAAGCCA GTGGACTTCACAGCTGAATCCATCGCACCTGAGGTCTCAAGCTCAATTCCTCCCAGCCTTGTGCGCGACAGCCCCTACTTGACTCACCCAATCTTTAGCAT GTACCACACTGAGCACGAGCTCCTCCGTTACCTGCATAAGTTGCAATCCAAGGATCTCTCACTGTGCCACAGTATGATCCCTCTTGGTTCTTGCACCATGAAACTAAATGCTACCGTCGAGATGATGCCTGTCACTGATCCTAAGTTCGCCAACATGCACCCATTTGCCCCTATTGATCAAGCTGCAGGCTATCAT GAAATGTTTGACAACCTGGGCGATCTGTTGAACACCATCACTGGTTTTGATTCGTTCTCTTTGCAACCGAATGCTGGTGCTTCAGGAGAGTATGCTGGACTGATGGTTATTCGGGCCTACCACAAG GCAAGAGGAGACCACCACCGAAATGTCTGCATCATTCCTGTCTCTGCGCACGGTACAAACCCTGCAAGTGCTGCTATGTGTGGAATGAAGATTGTTGCCGTTGGAACTGATGCCAAAGGTAACATTAACATTGAGGAGTTGAGGAAAGCTGCTGAAGCAAACAAGGACAACCTGTCTGCTCTGATG GTTACCTATCCTTCAACCCATGGAGTCTACGAAGAAGGCATTGATGAGATATGCAGGATTATTCATGAGAACGGCGGTCAGGTCTATATGGATGGAGCTAACATGAACGCTCAG GTTGGGTTGACAAGCCCTGGTTTTATTGGAGCAGATGTTTGCCATCTTAACCTTCACAAGACATTTTGCATTCCACATGGTGGAGGTGGTCCTGGCATGGGTCCTATTGGTGTCAAGAAGCACTTGGCGCCATTTTTGCCATCTCATCCAGTG ATCCCCACTGGTGGCTTCCCTCTTCCTGAGAAAACCGACCCTCTTGGTTCCATTTCTGCTGCTCCATGGGGATCTGCTTTGATTCTTCCAATTTCGTACACCTACATAGCCATGATGGGCTCTCAGGGACTCACTGAAGCTTCAAAGATTGCTATCCTGAACGCGAACTACATGGCAAAGCGTCTGGAG AAACACTACCCGGTTCTTTTCCGTGGAGTCAATGGAACTGTTGCCCATGAATTCATCATTGATCTAAGAGGGTTCAAG GCAACTGCCGGTATTGAGCCCGAGGATGTGGCGAAGCGCTTGATGGACTATGGATTCCATGGACCAACCATGTCATGGCCTGTTCCAGGCACACTTATGATTGAACCCACTGAGAGTGAAAGCAAG GCTGAACTAGACAGGTTCTGTGATGCCCTTATCTCTATCAGGGAGGAAATTGCACAGGTAGAAAATGGCAAAGCAGATGCGCACAACAATGTCCTGAAG GGCGCTCCTCACCCACCCCAACTCCTGATGGGTGACGCATGGACTAAGCCATACTCTAGGGAGTATGCTGCGTTCCCGGCGGCGTGGCTTCGGGGTGCCAAGTTCTGGCCAACGACAT GTCGTGTGGACAACGTGTACGGGGATCGCAACCTGATCTGCACTCTGCAGCAGGCATCCCAGGTGGCGGAGGAAGCTGCAGCTGCCACCGCGTAA